Proteins from one Solenopsis invicta isolate M01_SB chromosome 11, UNIL_Sinv_3.0, whole genome shotgun sequence genomic window:
- the LOC105200099 gene encoding transcriptional repressor p66-alpha isoform X1 — protein sequence MRAGEIRVTTVERMEAMDVDGDSVVDLSISSSGRRNSPSLSVNSGDIPLDLGIHFSTGSNLENNMPEARNIQNAARGILAPKRSHGDERKPRRNLRPRIERSYAESPDEPRMNGYLNGNASDSDEGDMPPLLPIKELSSDELAERERMLRKYKEELKSEEMKLVLLKKLRQSQQLKENIAAAPKVLSKLPPPVTAQQVPHRAGKAPPPLLKGQPAPSRSSSLHAPPPGMVLPPTAGRNAIPSTGGMPPNMVIPQPPHPRGRPPSVAAATVSSYHAPTDRTERSTKDPTPAPAHQVSKLLAGAQENKTTASLSTPVNSEQERTSREETPAQRQAAAKMALRKQLEKTLLQIPPPKPPPPEMHFVPNPSNTEFIYLVGLEHVVDFITKEPAIPPPPEPFECSQCKTDFTPVWKWEKPMPGGKKDSPRGQHATFQRPSAGRDPRVICEHCVTTNVKKALKAEHTNRLKTAFVKALQQEQEIEQRLAQAACPSPDPPAPKPVPKAATPTRRVATPPAPPPQVPPAPTLTPTPPAPKLQEHPLVKLAESGKFSPHHAAAAAALQQQLLRELAKNPVPGLPPHQPLPAHMMPHFTSILYPYQLAMAAGGKGLVELQRQAADLQRQYLLDMIPSQASQAQGNQAPPRAHPHNWKT from the exons ATGCGCGCAGGAGAGATTCG AGTGACCACGGTCGAAAGAATGGAGGCCATGGATGTCGACGGAGATTCAGTGGTGGATCTGAGCATCAG CAGCAGCGGCAGACGCAATTCCCCATCCCTTTCTGTGAATTCTGGCGACATCCCGTTGGATCTGGGCATTCACTTTTCCACCGGTTCCAATTTAGAAAACAACATGCCAGAGGCACGTAATATACAGAATGCTGCCCGCGGTATCCTAGCTCCTAAACGGTCACATGGGGACGAACGTAAGCCACGTCGTAATCTTAGACCTAGGATCGAAAGGAGCTACGCCGAGAGTCCTGATGAGCCTAGAATGAATGGATATCTAAATGGAAATGCATCGGATAGCGATGAAG GTGATATGCCTCCATTGCTGCCAATCAAGGAACTATCGTCCGATGAGCTAGCCGAACGCGAAAGAATGCTCAGAAAGTATAAGGAGGAGCTTAAGTCGGAGGAAATGAAATTAGTACTTTTGAAGAAACTGCGTCAGTCTCAGCAACTTAAAGAGAACATTGCGGCCGCACCCAAGGTTCTCAGCAAATTACCACCGCCAGTAACGGCGCAGCAGGTGCCTCATAG AGCTGGGAAAGCGCCTCCGCCTTTACTTAAGGGTCAGCCTGCACCGAGCAGAAGTAGTAGTTTACATGCTCCACCACCTGGCATGGTATTACCTCCTACCGCTGGTAGAAATGCTATTCCAAGTACAGGCGGGATGCCTCCGAATATGGTGATACCACAGCCACCTCATCCTAGAGGAAGACCACCCAGTGTAGCGGCGGCAACTGTCTCGAGTTATCATGCGCCAACAGACAGAACGGAGAGGTCTACGAAGGATCCGACACCGGCTCCTGCGCATCAAGTAAGTAAG CTGCTTGCTGGAGCGCAAGAAAATAAAACCACCGCATCTTTAAGCACACCTGTGAATTCAGAACAG GAAAGAACATCTCGAGAGGAGACACCCGCTCAACGTCAAGCAGCTGCCAAAATGGCCCTAAGAAAGCAGCTCGAAAAAACGTTATTGCAAATACCACCGCCGAAACCGCCGCCTCCGGAGATGCACTTCGTACCGAATCCCTCCAATACGGAATTCATATATCTGGTTGGTTTGGAACACGTGGTTGATTTTATAACAAAGGAACCGGCGATACCACCACCTCCTGAACCATTCGAGTGCTCGCAATGCAAAACAGATTTCACGCCCGTGTGGAAATGGGAAAAACCTATGCCTGGTGGTAAAAAGGACAGTCCTAGAGGGCAACATGCGACTTTCCAACGACCATCAGCGGGTCGCGATCCTAGAGTCATATGTGAGCACTGTGTAACGACTAACGTAAAGAAAGCGTTGAAAGCAGAGCACACTAATCG ATTAAAAACTGCTTTCGTGAAAGCGCTACAGCAAGAGCAGGAGATAGAGCAAAGGCTAGCGCAAGCAGCATGTCCGAGTCCAGATCCTCCTGCTCCGAAACCAGTTCCTAAGGCAGCTACTCCTACAAGAAGAGTGGCTACACCGCCTGCGCCTCCGCCGCAAGTACCGCCGGCACCTACGTTGACGCCGACGCCTCCCGCGCCGAAGCTGCAAGAGCATCCCTTGGTGAAACTGGCCGAGAGCGGGAAGTTCAGTCCGCATCATGCAGCTGCTGCGGCAGCCTTGCAGCAACAATTGCTCAGAG AATTAGCGAAGAATCCAGTACCGGGTCTACCACCGCATCAACCTCTGCCTGCTCACATGATGCCGCATTTTACCTCGATACTGTATCCTTACCAATTAGCAATGGCTGCCGGTGGCAAAGGCCTCGTAGAGTTACAACGACAGGCGGCGGATCTTCAACGTCAATATCTGCTCGACATGATTCCGTCGCAGGCATCTCAAGCGCAAGGCAATCAAGCACCACCGAGAGCCCATCCACATAACTGGAAAACGTAA
- the LOC105200099 gene encoding transcriptional repressor p66-alpha isoform X7, whose amino-acid sequence MRAGEIRVTTVERMEAMDVDGDSVVDLSISSSGRRNSPSLSVNSGDIPLDLGIHFSTGSNLENNMPEARNIQNAARGILAPKRSHGDERKPRRNLRPRIERSYAESPDEPRMNGYLNGNASDSDEGDMPPLLPIKELSSDELAERERMLRKYKEELKSEEMKLVLLKKLRQSQQLKENIAAAPKVLSKLPPPVTAQQVPHRAGKAPPPLLKGQPAPSRSSSLHAPPPGMVLPPTAGRNAIPSTGGMPPNMVIPQPPHPRGRPPSVAAATVSSYHAPTDRTERSTKDPTPAPAHQVSKERTSREETPAQRQAAAKMALRKQLEKTLLQIPPPKPPPPEMHFVPNPSNTEFIYLVGLEHVVDFITKEPAIPPPPEPFECSQCKTDFTPVWKWEKPMPGGKKDSPRGQHATFQRPSAGRDPRVICEHCVTTNVKKALKAEHTNRLKTAFVKALQQEQEIEQRLAQAACPSPDPPAPKPVPKAATPTRRVATPPAPPPQVPPAPTLTPTPPAPKLQEHPLVKLAESGKFSPHHAAAAAALQQQLLRELAKNPVPGLPPHQPLPAHMMPHFTSILYPYQLAMAAGGKGLVELQRQAADLQRQYLLDMIPSQASQAQGNQAPPRAHPHNWKT is encoded by the exons ATGCGCGCAGGAGAGATTCG AGTGACCACGGTCGAAAGAATGGAGGCCATGGATGTCGACGGAGATTCAGTGGTGGATCTGAGCATCAG CAGCAGCGGCAGACGCAATTCCCCATCCCTTTCTGTGAATTCTGGCGACATCCCGTTGGATCTGGGCATTCACTTTTCCACCGGTTCCAATTTAGAAAACAACATGCCAGAGGCACGTAATATACAGAATGCTGCCCGCGGTATCCTAGCTCCTAAACGGTCACATGGGGACGAACGTAAGCCACGTCGTAATCTTAGACCTAGGATCGAAAGGAGCTACGCCGAGAGTCCTGATGAGCCTAGAATGAATGGATATCTAAATGGAAATGCATCGGATAGCGATGAAG GTGATATGCCTCCATTGCTGCCAATCAAGGAACTATCGTCCGATGAGCTAGCCGAACGCGAAAGAATGCTCAGAAAGTATAAGGAGGAGCTTAAGTCGGAGGAAATGAAATTAGTACTTTTGAAGAAACTGCGTCAGTCTCAGCAACTTAAAGAGAACATTGCGGCCGCACCCAAGGTTCTCAGCAAATTACCACCGCCAGTAACGGCGCAGCAGGTGCCTCATAG AGCTGGGAAAGCGCCTCCGCCTTTACTTAAGGGTCAGCCTGCACCGAGCAGAAGTAGTAGTTTACATGCTCCACCACCTGGCATGGTATTACCTCCTACCGCTGGTAGAAATGCTATTCCAAGTACAGGCGGGATGCCTCCGAATATGGTGATACCACAGCCACCTCATCCTAGAGGAAGACCACCCAGTGTAGCGGCGGCAACTGTCTCGAGTTATCATGCGCCAACAGACAGAACGGAGAGGTCTACGAAGGATCCGACACCGGCTCCTGCGCATCAAGTAAGTAAG GAAAGAACATCTCGAGAGGAGACACCCGCTCAACGTCAAGCAGCTGCCAAAATGGCCCTAAGAAAGCAGCTCGAAAAAACGTTATTGCAAATACCACCGCCGAAACCGCCGCCTCCGGAGATGCACTTCGTACCGAATCCCTCCAATACGGAATTCATATATCTGGTTGGTTTGGAACACGTGGTTGATTTTATAACAAAGGAACCGGCGATACCACCACCTCCTGAACCATTCGAGTGCTCGCAATGCAAAACAGATTTCACGCCCGTGTGGAAATGGGAAAAACCTATGCCTGGTGGTAAAAAGGACAGTCCTAGAGGGCAACATGCGACTTTCCAACGACCATCAGCGGGTCGCGATCCTAGAGTCATATGTGAGCACTGTGTAACGACTAACGTAAAGAAAGCGTTGAAAGCAGAGCACACTAATCG ATTAAAAACTGCTTTCGTGAAAGCGCTACAGCAAGAGCAGGAGATAGAGCAAAGGCTAGCGCAAGCAGCATGTCCGAGTCCAGATCCTCCTGCTCCGAAACCAGTTCCTAAGGCAGCTACTCCTACAAGAAGAGTGGCTACACCGCCTGCGCCTCCGCCGCAAGTACCGCCGGCACCTACGTTGACGCCGACGCCTCCCGCGCCGAAGCTGCAAGAGCATCCCTTGGTGAAACTGGCCGAGAGCGGGAAGTTCAGTCCGCATCATGCAGCTGCTGCGGCAGCCTTGCAGCAACAATTGCTCAGAG AATTAGCGAAGAATCCAGTACCGGGTCTACCACCGCATCAACCTCTGCCTGCTCACATGATGCCGCATTTTACCTCGATACTGTATCCTTACCAATTAGCAATGGCTGCCGGTGGCAAAGGCCTCGTAGAGTTACAACGACAGGCGGCGGATCTTCAACGTCAATATCTGCTCGACATGATTCCGTCGCAGGCATCTCAAGCGCAAGGCAATCAAGCACCACCGAGAGCCCATCCACATAACTGGAAAACGTAA
- the LOC105200099 gene encoding transcriptional repressor p66-alpha isoform X8 gives MRAGEIRVTTVERMEAMDVDGDSVVDLSISSSGRRNSPSLSVNSGDIPLDLGIHFSTGSNLENNMPEARNIQNAARGILAPKRSHGDERKPRRNLRPRIERSYAESPDEPRMNGYLNGNASDSDEGDMPPLLPIKELSSDELAERERMLRKYKEELKSEEMKLVLLKKLRQSQQLKENIAAAPKVLSKLPPPVTAQQVPHRAGKAPPPLLKGQPAPSRSSSLHAPPPGMVLPPTAGRNAIPSTGGMPPNMVIPQPPHPRGRPPSVAAATVSSYHAPTDRTERSTKDPTPAPAHQERTSREETPAQRQAAAKMALRKQLEKTLLQIPPPKPPPPEMHFVPNPSNTEFIYLVGLEHVVDFITKEPAIPPPPEPFECSQCKTDFTPVWKWEKPMPGGKKDSPRGQHATFQRPSAGRDPRVICEHCVTTNVKKALKAEHTNRLKTAFVKALQQEQEIEQRLAQAACPSPDPPAPKPVPKAATPTRRVATPPAPPPQVPPAPTLTPTPPAPKLQEHPLVKLAESGKFSPHHAAAAAALQQQLLRELAKNPVPGLPPHQPLPAHMMPHFTSILYPYQLAMAAGGKGLVELQRQAADLQRQYLLDMIPSQASQAQGNQAPPRAHPHNWKT, from the exons ATGCGCGCAGGAGAGATTCG AGTGACCACGGTCGAAAGAATGGAGGCCATGGATGTCGACGGAGATTCAGTGGTGGATCTGAGCATCAG CAGCAGCGGCAGACGCAATTCCCCATCCCTTTCTGTGAATTCTGGCGACATCCCGTTGGATCTGGGCATTCACTTTTCCACCGGTTCCAATTTAGAAAACAACATGCCAGAGGCACGTAATATACAGAATGCTGCCCGCGGTATCCTAGCTCCTAAACGGTCACATGGGGACGAACGTAAGCCACGTCGTAATCTTAGACCTAGGATCGAAAGGAGCTACGCCGAGAGTCCTGATGAGCCTAGAATGAATGGATATCTAAATGGAAATGCATCGGATAGCGATGAAG GTGATATGCCTCCATTGCTGCCAATCAAGGAACTATCGTCCGATGAGCTAGCCGAACGCGAAAGAATGCTCAGAAAGTATAAGGAGGAGCTTAAGTCGGAGGAAATGAAATTAGTACTTTTGAAGAAACTGCGTCAGTCTCAGCAACTTAAAGAGAACATTGCGGCCGCACCCAAGGTTCTCAGCAAATTACCACCGCCAGTAACGGCGCAGCAGGTGCCTCATAG AGCTGGGAAAGCGCCTCCGCCTTTACTTAAGGGTCAGCCTGCACCGAGCAGAAGTAGTAGTTTACATGCTCCACCACCTGGCATGGTATTACCTCCTACCGCTGGTAGAAATGCTATTCCAAGTACAGGCGGGATGCCTCCGAATATGGTGATACCACAGCCACCTCATCCTAGAGGAAGACCACCCAGTGTAGCGGCGGCAACTGTCTCGAGTTATCATGCGCCAACAGACAGAACGGAGAGGTCTACGAAGGATCCGACACCGGCTCCTGCGCATCAA GAAAGAACATCTCGAGAGGAGACACCCGCTCAACGTCAAGCAGCTGCCAAAATGGCCCTAAGAAAGCAGCTCGAAAAAACGTTATTGCAAATACCACCGCCGAAACCGCCGCCTCCGGAGATGCACTTCGTACCGAATCCCTCCAATACGGAATTCATATATCTGGTTGGTTTGGAACACGTGGTTGATTTTATAACAAAGGAACCGGCGATACCACCACCTCCTGAACCATTCGAGTGCTCGCAATGCAAAACAGATTTCACGCCCGTGTGGAAATGGGAAAAACCTATGCCTGGTGGTAAAAAGGACAGTCCTAGAGGGCAACATGCGACTTTCCAACGACCATCAGCGGGTCGCGATCCTAGAGTCATATGTGAGCACTGTGTAACGACTAACGTAAAGAAAGCGTTGAAAGCAGAGCACACTAATCG ATTAAAAACTGCTTTCGTGAAAGCGCTACAGCAAGAGCAGGAGATAGAGCAAAGGCTAGCGCAAGCAGCATGTCCGAGTCCAGATCCTCCTGCTCCGAAACCAGTTCCTAAGGCAGCTACTCCTACAAGAAGAGTGGCTACACCGCCTGCGCCTCCGCCGCAAGTACCGCCGGCACCTACGTTGACGCCGACGCCTCCCGCGCCGAAGCTGCAAGAGCATCCCTTGGTGAAACTGGCCGAGAGCGGGAAGTTCAGTCCGCATCATGCAGCTGCTGCGGCAGCCTTGCAGCAACAATTGCTCAGAG AATTAGCGAAGAATCCAGTACCGGGTCTACCACCGCATCAACCTCTGCCTGCTCACATGATGCCGCATTTTACCTCGATACTGTATCCTTACCAATTAGCAATGGCTGCCGGTGGCAAAGGCCTCGTAGAGTTACAACGACAGGCGGCGGATCTTCAACGTCAATATCTGCTCGACATGATTCCGTCGCAGGCATCTCAAGCGCAAGGCAATCAAGCACCACCGAGAGCCCATCCACATAACTGGAAAACGTAA
- the LOC105200099 gene encoding transcriptional repressor p66-alpha isoform X3, giving the protein MRAGEIRVTTVERMEAMDVDGDSVVDLSISSSGRRNSPSLSVNSGDIPLDLGIHFSTGSNLENNMPEARNIQNAARGILAPKRSHGDERKPRRNLRPRIERSYAESPDEPRMNGYLNGNASDSDEGDMPPLLPIKELSSDELAERERMLRKYKEELKSEEMKLVLLKKLRQSQQLKENIAAAPKVLSKLPPPVTAQQVPHRAGKAPPPLLKGQPAPSRSSSLHAPPPGMVLPPTAGRNAIPSTGGMPPNMVIPQPPHPRGRPPSVAAATVSSYHAPTDRTERSTKDPTPAPAHQLLAGAQENKTTASLSTPVNSEQERTSREETPAQRQAAAKMALRKQLEKTLLQIPPPKPPPPEMHFVPNPSNTEFIYLVGLEHVVDFITKEPAIPPPPEPFECSQCKTDFTPVWKWEKPMPGGKKDSPRGQHATFQRPSAGRDPRVICEHCVTTNVKKALKAEHTNRLKTAFVKALQQEQEIEQRLAQAACPSPDPPAPKPVPKAATPTRRVATPPAPPPQVPPAPTLTPTPPAPKLQEHPLVKLAESGKFSPHHAAAAAALQQQLLRELAKNPVPGLPPHQPLPAHMMPHFTSILYPYQLAMAAGGKGLVELQRQAADLQRQYLLDMIPSQASQAQGNQAPPRAHPHNWKT; this is encoded by the exons ATGCGCGCAGGAGAGATTCG AGTGACCACGGTCGAAAGAATGGAGGCCATGGATGTCGACGGAGATTCAGTGGTGGATCTGAGCATCAG CAGCAGCGGCAGACGCAATTCCCCATCCCTTTCTGTGAATTCTGGCGACATCCCGTTGGATCTGGGCATTCACTTTTCCACCGGTTCCAATTTAGAAAACAACATGCCAGAGGCACGTAATATACAGAATGCTGCCCGCGGTATCCTAGCTCCTAAACGGTCACATGGGGACGAACGTAAGCCACGTCGTAATCTTAGACCTAGGATCGAAAGGAGCTACGCCGAGAGTCCTGATGAGCCTAGAATGAATGGATATCTAAATGGAAATGCATCGGATAGCGATGAAG GTGATATGCCTCCATTGCTGCCAATCAAGGAACTATCGTCCGATGAGCTAGCCGAACGCGAAAGAATGCTCAGAAAGTATAAGGAGGAGCTTAAGTCGGAGGAAATGAAATTAGTACTTTTGAAGAAACTGCGTCAGTCTCAGCAACTTAAAGAGAACATTGCGGCCGCACCCAAGGTTCTCAGCAAATTACCACCGCCAGTAACGGCGCAGCAGGTGCCTCATAG AGCTGGGAAAGCGCCTCCGCCTTTACTTAAGGGTCAGCCTGCACCGAGCAGAAGTAGTAGTTTACATGCTCCACCACCTGGCATGGTATTACCTCCTACCGCTGGTAGAAATGCTATTCCAAGTACAGGCGGGATGCCTCCGAATATGGTGATACCACAGCCACCTCATCCTAGAGGAAGACCACCCAGTGTAGCGGCGGCAACTGTCTCGAGTTATCATGCGCCAACAGACAGAACGGAGAGGTCTACGAAGGATCCGACACCGGCTCCTGCGCATCAA CTGCTTGCTGGAGCGCAAGAAAATAAAACCACCGCATCTTTAAGCACACCTGTGAATTCAGAACAG GAAAGAACATCTCGAGAGGAGACACCCGCTCAACGTCAAGCAGCTGCCAAAATGGCCCTAAGAAAGCAGCTCGAAAAAACGTTATTGCAAATACCACCGCCGAAACCGCCGCCTCCGGAGATGCACTTCGTACCGAATCCCTCCAATACGGAATTCATATATCTGGTTGGTTTGGAACACGTGGTTGATTTTATAACAAAGGAACCGGCGATACCACCACCTCCTGAACCATTCGAGTGCTCGCAATGCAAAACAGATTTCACGCCCGTGTGGAAATGGGAAAAACCTATGCCTGGTGGTAAAAAGGACAGTCCTAGAGGGCAACATGCGACTTTCCAACGACCATCAGCGGGTCGCGATCCTAGAGTCATATGTGAGCACTGTGTAACGACTAACGTAAAGAAAGCGTTGAAAGCAGAGCACACTAATCG ATTAAAAACTGCTTTCGTGAAAGCGCTACAGCAAGAGCAGGAGATAGAGCAAAGGCTAGCGCAAGCAGCATGTCCGAGTCCAGATCCTCCTGCTCCGAAACCAGTTCCTAAGGCAGCTACTCCTACAAGAAGAGTGGCTACACCGCCTGCGCCTCCGCCGCAAGTACCGCCGGCACCTACGTTGACGCCGACGCCTCCCGCGCCGAAGCTGCAAGAGCATCCCTTGGTGAAACTGGCCGAGAGCGGGAAGTTCAGTCCGCATCATGCAGCTGCTGCGGCAGCCTTGCAGCAACAATTGCTCAGAG AATTAGCGAAGAATCCAGTACCGGGTCTACCACCGCATCAACCTCTGCCTGCTCACATGATGCCGCATTTTACCTCGATACTGTATCCTTACCAATTAGCAATGGCTGCCGGTGGCAAAGGCCTCGTAGAGTTACAACGACAGGCGGCGGATCTTCAACGTCAATATCTGCTCGACATGATTCCGTCGCAGGCATCTCAAGCGCAAGGCAATCAAGCACCACCGAGAGCCCATCCACATAACTGGAAAACGTAA
- the LOC105200099 gene encoding transcriptional repressor p66-alpha isoform X2 — MRAGEIRVTTVERMEAMDVDGDSVVDLSISSGRRNSPSLSVNSGDIPLDLGIHFSTGSNLENNMPEARNIQNAARGILAPKRSHGDERKPRRNLRPRIERSYAESPDEPRMNGYLNGNASDSDEGDMPPLLPIKELSSDELAERERMLRKYKEELKSEEMKLVLLKKLRQSQQLKENIAAAPKVLSKLPPPVTAQQVPHRAGKAPPPLLKGQPAPSRSSSLHAPPPGMVLPPTAGRNAIPSTGGMPPNMVIPQPPHPRGRPPSVAAATVSSYHAPTDRTERSTKDPTPAPAHQVSKLLAGAQENKTTASLSTPVNSEQERTSREETPAQRQAAAKMALRKQLEKTLLQIPPPKPPPPEMHFVPNPSNTEFIYLVGLEHVVDFITKEPAIPPPPEPFECSQCKTDFTPVWKWEKPMPGGKKDSPRGQHATFQRPSAGRDPRVICEHCVTTNVKKALKAEHTNRLKTAFVKALQQEQEIEQRLAQAACPSPDPPAPKPVPKAATPTRRVATPPAPPPQVPPAPTLTPTPPAPKLQEHPLVKLAESGKFSPHHAAAAAALQQQLLRELAKNPVPGLPPHQPLPAHMMPHFTSILYPYQLAMAAGGKGLVELQRQAADLQRQYLLDMIPSQASQAQGNQAPPRAHPHNWKT, encoded by the exons ATGCGCGCAGGAGAGATTCG AGTGACCACGGTCGAAAGAATGGAGGCCATGGATGTCGACGGAGATTCAGTGGTGGATCTGAGCATCAG CAGCGGCAGACGCAATTCCCCATCCCTTTCTGTGAATTCTGGCGACATCCCGTTGGATCTGGGCATTCACTTTTCCACCGGTTCCAATTTAGAAAACAACATGCCAGAGGCACGTAATATACAGAATGCTGCCCGCGGTATCCTAGCTCCTAAACGGTCACATGGGGACGAACGTAAGCCACGTCGTAATCTTAGACCTAGGATCGAAAGGAGCTACGCCGAGAGTCCTGATGAGCCTAGAATGAATGGATATCTAAATGGAAATGCATCGGATAGCGATGAAG GTGATATGCCTCCATTGCTGCCAATCAAGGAACTATCGTCCGATGAGCTAGCCGAACGCGAAAGAATGCTCAGAAAGTATAAGGAGGAGCTTAAGTCGGAGGAAATGAAATTAGTACTTTTGAAGAAACTGCGTCAGTCTCAGCAACTTAAAGAGAACATTGCGGCCGCACCCAAGGTTCTCAGCAAATTACCACCGCCAGTAACGGCGCAGCAGGTGCCTCATAG AGCTGGGAAAGCGCCTCCGCCTTTACTTAAGGGTCAGCCTGCACCGAGCAGAAGTAGTAGTTTACATGCTCCACCACCTGGCATGGTATTACCTCCTACCGCTGGTAGAAATGCTATTCCAAGTACAGGCGGGATGCCTCCGAATATGGTGATACCACAGCCACCTCATCCTAGAGGAAGACCACCCAGTGTAGCGGCGGCAACTGTCTCGAGTTATCATGCGCCAACAGACAGAACGGAGAGGTCTACGAAGGATCCGACACCGGCTCCTGCGCATCAAGTAAGTAAG CTGCTTGCTGGAGCGCAAGAAAATAAAACCACCGCATCTTTAAGCACACCTGTGAATTCAGAACAG GAAAGAACATCTCGAGAGGAGACACCCGCTCAACGTCAAGCAGCTGCCAAAATGGCCCTAAGAAAGCAGCTCGAAAAAACGTTATTGCAAATACCACCGCCGAAACCGCCGCCTCCGGAGATGCACTTCGTACCGAATCCCTCCAATACGGAATTCATATATCTGGTTGGTTTGGAACACGTGGTTGATTTTATAACAAAGGAACCGGCGATACCACCACCTCCTGAACCATTCGAGTGCTCGCAATGCAAAACAGATTTCACGCCCGTGTGGAAATGGGAAAAACCTATGCCTGGTGGTAAAAAGGACAGTCCTAGAGGGCAACATGCGACTTTCCAACGACCATCAGCGGGTCGCGATCCTAGAGTCATATGTGAGCACTGTGTAACGACTAACGTAAAGAAAGCGTTGAAAGCAGAGCACACTAATCG ATTAAAAACTGCTTTCGTGAAAGCGCTACAGCAAGAGCAGGAGATAGAGCAAAGGCTAGCGCAAGCAGCATGTCCGAGTCCAGATCCTCCTGCTCCGAAACCAGTTCCTAAGGCAGCTACTCCTACAAGAAGAGTGGCTACACCGCCTGCGCCTCCGCCGCAAGTACCGCCGGCACCTACGTTGACGCCGACGCCTCCCGCGCCGAAGCTGCAAGAGCATCCCTTGGTGAAACTGGCCGAGAGCGGGAAGTTCAGTCCGCATCATGCAGCTGCTGCGGCAGCCTTGCAGCAACAATTGCTCAGAG AATTAGCGAAGAATCCAGTACCGGGTCTACCACCGCATCAACCTCTGCCTGCTCACATGATGCCGCATTTTACCTCGATACTGTATCCTTACCAATTAGCAATGGCTGCCGGTGGCAAAGGCCTCGTAGAGTTACAACGACAGGCGGCGGATCTTCAACGTCAATATCTGCTCGACATGATTCCGTCGCAGGCATCTCAAGCGCAAGGCAATCAAGCACCACCGAGAGCCCATCCACATAACTGGAAAACGTAA